From the genome of Papaver somniferum cultivar HN1 chromosome 2, ASM357369v1, whole genome shotgun sequence, one region includes:
- the LOC113352901 gene encoding zinc finger CCCH domain-containing protein 13-like, which translates to MVRIESVVEQGRTIRRSNRIAERRRITNLEQQEERMEEHQITEIPIGSQREQGQNNDIDYDRVSVHTAMTCSTEEGQRIENEEPVTAKNLRLQEQRSRSATRSRSRSSRNSHRKSQSNRRNDRRRKHMEVIEENLQDGNLEDQRERRRIVDLENNRYEHPRELRRRASTNFEREEEDLRKGQMILHGREILRDECEHERETARIRDRQRRREELEERELQSGLRYIDNWVRGCKRHRVDDINQGRVIPQER; encoded by the exons atggtaAGGATCGAGTCTGTTGTTGAACAAGGAAGGACAATTAGAAGAAGTAACAGAATTGCTGAACGAAgacgaattacaaatcttgagcaaCAAGAGGAAAGAATGGAAGAACATCAAATAACAGAAATTCCAATTGGATCTCAGCGAGAACAAGGACAGAATaatgatatagattatgatagagtgagtgtccaTACTGCAATGACGTGTTCCACAGAGGAAGGACAGAGAATTGAGAACGAAGAACCAGTTACAGCGA agaatcttagattaCAAGAACAAAGGTCAAGGAGTGCTACACGCTCAAGGTCAAGATCCAGTAGGAATTCTCACCGAAAGAGTCAATCTAATAGAAGAAATGATAGGCGAAGGAAACACATGGAAGTCATCGAAGAAAACTTGCAAGATGGAAATTTGGAAGATCAAAGGGAAAGGAGACGTATAGTTGACTTAGAAAATAATCGATATGAACACCCACGCGAACTTCGTCGTCGTGCAAGTACTAATtttgaaagggaagaagaagatctaAGGAAAGGACAAATGATATTACATGGCAGAGAAATATTAAGAGACGAATGTGAGCACGAACGAGAGACTGCACGTATAAGAGATAGACagagaagaagggaagaattaGAAGAGAGAGAATTACAAAGCGGATTGCGTTATATTGATAATTGGGTAAGGGGATGCAAGCGTCATCGCGTAGATGATATAAATCAAGGTCGAGTTATACCACAAGAAAGATAA